TATATGAAATATCAAATGGATTAAGCTTATATTTTTTCCCAAGAAGAAGACAACTTAAAGGTAAACAATTTCTTGCTGAACAGGAAAAAGAATGTCTTAAAAAAATTAAAGATCAAAAAGATACGAAAGATCAATAGTCACGAGTTCGAGCTTTTAATCTTAGTTCCATCCATTCGCAAGTTGCACGGCTTTGTTGTTCTGTATATTCCACATCAGGAAGCAAACCTGCTTCACGACGGGCTAACCATTCGGCATCTTCTTTTTCTACTTCCGGACTAATGCATAAATTAACTGGTGGTATATCTTTCCTGCTTCTTATCTCAGCAAGTGAAAGTGTTTGATCATCTATTCTAAGTCCCATACCAAAGCATTTAATCTCACTTCTTAACTGATATACAGTAAATGTATTAGTTTCTTAACCAAAATTTATGTAAAAATTAGTTAAATTGAAGTTTTTATGACTTTTTTAATCAAAAGAGATACTAAAAATAATTGTGAGGCTTTAGTAAAGAAGGAAAGTTAGCCGGGAATTTAACGTTTAAAACGGAATTTCTTCAGCAGTAGTAATTACTTCAACATCACTAGTTTCTTTTGTAGATGGTAATTTTACTGTAAGTATATCTTCAATTGAGATTATTGAATTAGCATCAATTTCAATTTCTCTTTTTCTTTTTCCATCGTTTGTTGTATATGAATTAATCTGAACTCTGCCTATTACAAGAACTTTATCTCCAGCTTTTAATTCTTGTTCACATTTTTCTGCTAAATCTCTCCATGCATTTACCCGTACAACTTGACTTGAATATCCTTTTCCAGTTTGAGAACTTCGAGGCACATAAGTAACTTCAATCATTAAATTCGTAACTGGAATACTTGTTGGAGTATATCTTTTTTCAGGATCTTTCTTAAGGGTACCAGATATAGTTACACTGCTTAAGCTCATTTTGTATTCTCTCCTAGTTCTCCTCGTACAATCATATAACGTAAAACATCATCTGAAATAGACAAAGTCCTTTTTAAAATGTTAGGAGCATCAGGTGTTGAGCTGAAAAGAATAGGAACATAAAAACCATCTTTAAAACTTTTTATTTTGTGTGTAAAACGATTTCTATATGGCTTATCAACTCTTAAAATATTTCCACCATAGTTTTTTATTGCTGATTCTACTTTTGATATGTTATTTTCTAACTCTTCTTCTCTCAAATTTGGTTTTAAGATGAGAAGTAATTCATATGTATTTTTTACTGGAGCCTTAATCATATTTTCTTTAATTTTATAGGTTACTTAGTATAACACAAGCTATTTGTCTTTCATTATCATTCACATATTGAATATACACAAAAATATCAAGAGGTAATTTTTTATTAAAAACTAAATCATAGTTATCTACCCACTCAATTAATACAACTGAATTCTTTTTTAAATATCCTTCAACAATTTCTTTATTTACAACTTTCTTGTAAAAGTCCATATGAATAAAAGGCAATCTTCCAGAAAAGTTTTCACTTATACCTAAAAAAGTAGGACTAGTAATTAATTCTTTTACACCTAACCCATAAGCAAAACCTTTTGCAAAAATGGTTTTGCCACTACCTAGTTCTCCTTTAATTCCAATCAAGAGTGGTTTAGTTATTTTAAATGCTAGCTCTTTTGCTATGTTAAATGTTTCTTCTGGACTTTTTGAAAGTTTTATATTACGGTTGCAAATCTTCAATTTTTTCATATTTTTCAGTGTAATCAGTAACCTTAGTTAGCGGTTGTGAAACCTCTAAACCTTCACCACCAATGGCTTTTAAAGTTTTACCTTCAACAAGCATGTAAATTTTCTTTTGAGGAGCTAATTTTTTTAATGTTTTATAAACTTGTAAGTATCTAAGCTGCATTGTTGCTGCCCCACCACCTGTTGTGTACTGGTTAGAGACATCAATAACAATTTCATCCTCACTTTCTTCTATCTTGATTAGCCTTGTACCAGTTGGGATCTCTGTCATAATTCCTTTTAACTCTTCACTTTTTGTGGGTCCTAAAAAAAGTTCTCTTAAAGTAGCTTCTATTATATTGTCATCCTTTGGAATCTTTCTGGAAACAGAAACCCAATAAAGCTCTTTAGCACTTTTTGATTTAGTAAAACATACTTTTGTATCCTTCAAGCCAACATTAAAAAGTAAGTTATTGCTAATTCCATAATTATTAGATTCCTGTACAAGAGAACATGATGTAAAACTAAAAAGAAAGCATATAGAAACAAAAAGGAATATAAAATAATTTTTCATTTTATTCACTTACCTCATACCTCGGGTAACATTTTAATATCAAACCTTAAGACCAATACATTATTTTCAAATATTGTATCTATATTGCTTATTGTAAGGCCATTTTTTTCATATTTACTAAAATTAAAAACAGGATTTATTAAATCTCCTAGGAACCTACTAAATGATTTAGCAGATTCTGAATCTATTGTAAATATATCTTCAATTTCACTTTTTAGATTAACTATAATCATTTTTTTATCTTTTACAACTAAGTTGCCTGTAAACTTCATCACTAAAGGGTCTGAATCAGGGCTTACTAAACTTAATACTTTTGAACTAGCTTGAACAAATCCTTTATTATTAATCTTCACCTCTAAATCTCTTAGAGCAATTTCAGTTTTTCCAAAAGGTGGTATTGGTAATTCAATCTTATTTAAACCACCCTCCTTTCTAGGTAAGCTATTTAAAATATTGATTACATTTTCTAAATCTATCTTTATGCTTACAAAAGCACTTATAGGAATTGCTGTTTGATTTTGTTTGTTATTATTTTTTTTTAAGTAAATGGGTCCATTAGTATTAAACTCAAAATATTCTATTGGAATATATTTAATATAAAGATCTTTAACTTTAATATTTAAGGATTTTGCTTTTTTTTTAATTAAATCCCAGCCGTCATAAATTTCTAAATCAACATAAACTTTTTTAGTTTTTGTTTTAATTTTAATTAATATTTTAATTACAGACTCAGCTATAAAATCTGCCAAGAAGTTAAATCCAGTATATTTTTGCAAGTTATATGGAAACCCTGTAATGGTGGGTACTTCAGTAACTACTTCTTGAGCTTTTAAAGGAAGAATGCAAAGAGATAAGGAAGCAAGGATGCAAGGAAAAAATTTAATATATTTTATTTTCATCACTTCCCTTGATAAAACACCTTACCAGCAAATCCTCTAAATGCAACTAAGGTTAAAACTGCAACAATAATAAACAAAATCCATGCCATGCTAGATGCATAACCAAGTTTAAAATCTTCAAATGCATTTTGATATGCATATAAAGAATAAAAAGTTGTTGCATGCTGTGGACCTCCTGAAGTCATCACATATGCAGGAATAAAGTATTGAAATACTGAAATAATTCCAATAACTAAATTAAAAAATATAGTAGGAGTTAACATTGGTATTGTAATTAAAAAAAGTTTATGTAAAAAACTAGCACCATCAATATCTGCTGCTTCATAAACAGCTTGTGGAATATCTTGAAGACCCGCTAAATAAATAAGCACAGAATTTCCTATAGACCACAAACTCATAATAATAAGAGGTATTAATGCCCACCTAGAATCACTAAACCATAAAGGACCACTTATATTAAGTTTGCTTAAAAAATGGTTTACTAAGCCACCTTCATCTCCTCGAAAAATCCATAGCCATATAATAGAACTAGCAATTAAGGGAATAATACTAGGTAAATATAAGCAGGTTCTATATATAGAAATCCCTGTTATTTTTTGATTTAAAAGTATAGCAAATGTAATTCCAAGAACAACAGATAAAGGAAGGGTGATAAATGCATAAATAAAAGTTACACGTAAAGATTTCCAGAAAACTATATCAGAAAAAAGAAGCATATAATTATCAAAACCAATAAAAAGAGGTTTTCTAAGAATGTCATATTCAGTGAAACTTAAGTAAAATGATGCAAATATTGGAACAAATAAAAATACAAAAAAACCAATTAACCATGGAAATAAAAATACAAGAAGCAAGAACAATTTTGAGATTTTAGTCATGATGGAACATAAAAAACAAAAAAAATTATTTCTCAGATCATCTGTTTATTCCTTATCAATTATATTAATTTCACTTGTTTGGTACTTTGGAAATATGCCTCTCATAAGTAATTATTTACATGATACTGAAAATAAAACTTATGATTTACTTTTCATAACAAGGCATAATCTTAAATTAAATCCAAATCCACCAAAAGATATTTTAATTGTTGGTATTGATGCAACTTCTATAAATAAAGTAGGAGTTCCATGGCCATGGCCTAGACAATTTCATGCAGCAATTGTTGATGCCTTAACTAAAGCTAAAACAAAGTTAATTATCTTCGACATAATTTTTGACACAATTTCACCTTTAAGTCTACAAACCCAGGACATTCTTGGAGAACAAACAATTGCAAAAACTTCTTTTGATGCTGGAAAGGAAGATGATCAAATCTTTGCAAAATCAATAACAAAAGCAATGAATGTAATACTTGCATGTGAAGGAGAACCATTATCTAAATTAAAATACCAAGTCGTTGTTCCAATCCCACCATTTTTAAAAGCATTAAACAACGATACCAGTTATCTTGGAAATAGTTCAGTTACTTATGATCCTGATAATTTTGTAAGAAGAGCAAAAATAATATTTCCAGAGTTTTATAGTGATCCTCCAATATCAAGTGCTATTGCATTTCGTACAATTCAAAAATACCTTAATAAACGAGGAGAAATTTCATCTAAAGAAGAGATTTACCTTGGCAAAACAAAAATCCCAAAAGAATTTCTAATTAACTTTTATGGTCCTGCTGAAACAATAAACACTATTCCTTACTGGAAAACTCTTGAACTAACTTCAGGTGAAAATAGTGAAAATAATATTTTTAAAAATAAAATTGTACTAATTGGCAGAACCAAACTTAAAGCATCAATTGATCCATTTAAGAGTATAAGATCACCTGATTCATTTCCAACACCATTTAGTGCCTTAACACCAAACTTTTCTGGTGTAGAAATACAAGCAACTATTTTAGGAAATTTATTAGATAAAACATTCTTAGTTAAAATACATCCTTTTTTATTTGGACTAGTAATATTTACATCAGGATTAATTGCAAATTTTATTATTGCTGCTTTTAGACAAAGGCTTGTACTATGTTTTTCATTATGTTTATTACTTTCTATTTTTTATATGTCAGTTTGTTTTATTTTATTTGTTTTTTACAATTTTGTCATCCCACCAACATTTCCTGCATATGGAGCCATCTTACCAATTTATTTTGTAAACTTCCTTGATCAGTACTTCATAGTAGATCATGAAAGAAGAAAACAAGCAAAGATTTTTAGGCAATTAGTCCCAATTCAAATTGCAGATGAAATTGAAAAAATGGATCAAGAACAACTTGCCCTGGGAGGAACAAAAAGAATAATAACAGTTCTTTTTACAGACATTCAAAACTTTACTGGATTTTGTGAAAGGATTGCTCCTGAAATTGTTGTAAATATTTTAAATCAGTTTTTTACAGAAATGGTAAAAATTATTCATAAACATAATGGGCTTGTAGACAAGTTTATAGGAGACGCAATTATGGCTTTATGGGGTTCACCAAAAGTTATTGATAGTAAAACCCAAGCTACACTAGCAGCTCAATGTGGTTTGGAAATGAAAGAAGAATTAAACAAATTAAACACTCTATGGAAAAGATCAGGTCTTGATGAAAGTTTATCTATTAGAGTTGGTATAAATACAGACGAAGCAATAACAGGAAATGTAGGCTCTCCTCAAAGAATCCAATTTAGTGCAATTGGTGATGGTGTCAACGTAGCCAGCAGATTAGAAGCTATTAATAAAGTTTATGGAACTACAATTATTGTTTCAGAAAATACTGCAAAACTTTTAACAGCAGAATTCCACCTAAGAGAAATAGACTCAGTGACTGTCCCAGGAAAAGATATTCCAATAAATATATTTGAATTAATTCAAGAAGAAGAATATATCTCAGAACTACTCAATAAATATAATGAGGCTCTAAAAAACTACAGAAGCAAAGATTTAAATAGAGCAATTATACTTTGGGAAGAATGTTTAAAAATAAAACCAAGTGATAAACCTTCATTAATAATGTTAAACAGATCTAGAAAATTAAACCAAATTCAATTACCGGAAGGCTGGAAGCCAATTTGGAATATTGAAAATAAATAATTATAAGGTATTATAGAATTTGTAATAAATTTATGAAAGCAGAAATCATATCTGTTGGAACTGAACTTTTACTTGGACAAATAACCAACACAAATGCATCTTATTTAGCACAAGAACTAAAGTCACTTGGTATTGAATCACATTTTCAATCTACAGTTGGAGATAATGTAGAACGTATACATGAAGTTTTAAATCAAGCTCTTAATAGAGCAGATTTAATAATTACAACTGGCGGCTTAGGACCAACACCTGATGACTTAACACACGAAGCAATTAGTAGTTTTTTTAAGACAAAATTATTTTTAGACAAGAAAGTTCTTAAAAATATCAAAGAAAAATTTTATTTAAAAGGCTATAAAAAAATGCCTACAATGAATATTAAACAAGCCTACAAACCAAAAGATGCAAAGTGGATACCAAATAAATTAGGTACTGCAAATGGTATCAAATGGAGAATTCGAGATGGAAATGTTCTCATAATGACCTTCCCTGGTGTTCCAAGAGAGCTTTATCACATGTGGGAAGATACTGCTAAGCCTTATTTAAAAAAGCTAACAGGAAAAAATGTAATTTATTCAAGAACATTAAAGTTTACAGGTATTGGAGAATCAGCTCTTGCAGATAAAATTAAATCTTATTTTAATTTACAAAATCCAACTGTTGCACCGTATGCAAGTATTGGTGAAGTAAAAATAAGAATTACATCAAAGGAAAAATCTCTTAAAAAAGCAAAAAAATTAGTTCAAAAAGTAACAAACAAGATCTTAAAAAAAACAAAAAAATATTTCTTTGGCAAAGATAATGATACTTTAGAAAGTTTAGTAGCAAAAAAACTTACCACCCAAAATAAAACAATTGCAATAGCTGAATCATGTACTGGTGGACTACTCTCTAAAAGATTAACTGATATTCCAGGCAGTTCAAAATATATAAAATTAAATGTTGTTACTTACTCAAATGAGGCAAAGAACAAAATACTAAATGTGCCTCAAAAATTATTAACTAAGTACGGAGCAGTTAGTTTTCAAGTAGCTAAGGCAATGGCAATTGGAGTTAAAAAACTAGCAAAAACTAATTTAGGATTATCTATTACTGGAATTGCAGGGCCTAGTGGCAGTACAAAAACTAAACCTGTTGGTCTAGTATATTTTGGATTAGCAAAAGAAAATAAAATCAAAACAATAAAAATGTTATTTGGGAAAAATTCCATAAGGGAAGAAATAAGGTGGCTAGCAACACAATTTGCTTTGAATTGGATAGGTAGAGAGCTGTAGGGGCAGGTCTTGCACTTGCCCTTTCTATTGGGCAACCGCAAGAGTTGCCCTTACATGTTTAGCCATTTCTACATTTAACTCATGTCCACTTTTAAATCCAATCACATGCATATTTATTTCCAGCGGATTAATCCCACATAATCTTAAATCACCAATCATATCTAAGATTTTATGATAAAGAGGTTCTAAAGGATGATTTAATTTTTTATTAAAGCCTTCTTCTGTAAGAGTTAACAAACTTTCACTCATTCCAAAATAATCATTTTCTTCTTTTGTTGCAAAAGTTCTTGCTTTTAGAAGTATTTCAACTCCATCACATGGAACCCAGCTAACAAATTTTTTTCCAAGGAGAGGATGTTGCCAATCCATAAAATAACTAACTTTAAAGCCACTATGTGGAATAGCTACAATTTCTTTGTCTTGGCTTTTTAAAAAAATCGAATTTTTTAATTCATACTTTTCTATAACTTTATTACAAAAATCTAATTTTAAAAAAGCTTTTTGCCAATGCTCTGCACTACCATCATTAAAAATAAGTTCATTTTTGTTTGTAGTTACTTTAATATCATTTATTCCAAGCAAAGAACAAGTAGCTAAAAAGTGTTCAACTAAACAAATTGATTCTTCTTCTTTTGTTAAAACAATATTTCTGTTTGAGTTAGTAACATTATCAACTAAAGCTGGAATTTCTTTGCCATTTAAAATAAAAACAATTCCTGTATTTGCAGGAGCCTTATTTATTGAAACAGTTACTTCATCTTTTGAGAACAATCCATTACCATGTATTTGTAGTCTTTGTGTAGTTTGATGTGTAATTTTATTCATGAACATCTTACCTCCAAATATC
The window above is part of the Candidatus Melainabacteria bacterium genome. Proteins encoded here:
- a CDS encoding single-stranded DNA-binding protein, giving the protein MSLSSVTISGTLKKDPEKRYTPTSIPVTNLMIEVTYVPRSSQTGKGYSSQVVRVNAWRDLAEKCEQELKAGDKVLVIGRVQINSYTTNDGKRKREIEIDANSIISIEDILTVKLPSTKETSDVEVITTAEEIPF
- the rpsF gene encoding 30S ribosomal protein S6, which gives rise to MIKAPVKNTYELLLILKPNLREEELENNISKVESAIKNYGGNILRVDKPYRNRFTHKIKSFKDGFYVPILFSSTPDAPNILKRTLSISDDVLRYMIVRGELGENTK
- the tsaE gene encoding tRNA (adenosine(37)-N6)-threonylcarbamoyltransferase complex ATPase subunit type 1 TsaE codes for the protein MKKLKICNRNIKLSKSPEETFNIAKELAFKITKPLLIGIKGELGSGKTIFAKGFAYGLGVKELITSPTFLGISENFSGRLPFIHMDFYKKVVNKEIVEGYLKKNSVVLIEWVDNYDLVFNKKLPLDIFVYIQYVNDNERQIACVILSNL
- a CDS encoding GerMN domain-containing protein, which translates into the protein MKNYFIFLFVSICFLFSFTSCSLVQESNNYGISNNLLFNVGLKDTKVCFTKSKSAKELYWVSVSRKIPKDDNIIEATLRELFLGPTKSEELKGIMTEIPTGTRLIKIEESEDEIVIDVSNQYTTGGGAATMQLRYLQVYKTLKKLAPQKKIYMLVEGKTLKAIGGEGLEVSQPLTKVTDYTEKYEKIEDLQP
- a CDS encoding sugar ABC transporter permease codes for the protein MTKISKLFLLLVFLFPWLIGFFVFLFVPIFASFYLSFTEYDILRKPLFIGFDNYMLLFSDIVFWKSLRVTFIYAFITLPLSVVLGITFAILLNQKITGISIYRTCLYLPSIIPLIASSIIWLWIFRGDEGGLVNHFLSKLNISGPLWFSDSRWALIPLIIMSLWSIGNSVLIYLAGLQDIPQAVYEAADIDGASFLHKLFLITIPMLTPTIFFNLVIGIISVFQYFIPAYVMTSGGPQHATTFYSLYAYQNAFEDFKLGYASSMAWILFIIVAVLTLVAFRGFAGKVFYQGK
- a CDS encoding adenylate/guanylate cyclase domain-containing protein produces the protein MMEHKKQKKLFLRSSVYSLSIILISLVWYFGNMPLISNYLHDTENKTYDLLFITRHNLKLNPNPPKDILIVGIDATSINKVGVPWPWPRQFHAAIVDALTKAKTKLIIFDIIFDTISPLSLQTQDILGEQTIAKTSFDAGKEDDQIFAKSITKAMNVILACEGEPLSKLKYQVVVPIPPFLKALNNDTSYLGNSSVTYDPDNFVRRAKIIFPEFYSDPPISSAIAFRTIQKYLNKRGEISSKEEIYLGKTKIPKEFLINFYGPAETINTIPYWKTLELTSGENSENNIFKNKIVLIGRTKLKASIDPFKSIRSPDSFPTPFSALTPNFSGVEIQATILGNLLDKTFLVKIHPFLFGLVIFTSGLIANFIIAAFRQRLVLCFSLCLLLSIFYMSVCFILFVFYNFVIPPTFPAYGAILPIYFVNFLDQYFIVDHERRKQAKIFRQLVPIQIADEIEKMDQEQLALGGTKRIITVLFTDIQNFTGFCERIAPEIVVNILNQFFTEMVKIIHKHNGLVDKFIGDAIMALWGSPKVIDSKTQATLAAQCGLEMKEELNKLNTLWKRSGLDESLSIRVGINTDEAITGNVGSPQRIQFSAIGDGVNVASRLEAINKVYGTTIIVSENTAKLLTAEFHLREIDSVTVPGKDIPINIFELIQEEEYISELLNKYNEALKNYRSKDLNRAIILWEECLKIKPSDKPSLIMLNRSRKLNQIQLPEGWKPIWNIENK
- a CDS encoding competence/damage-inducible protein A, with the protein product MKAEIISVGTELLLGQITNTNASYLAQELKSLGIESHFQSTVGDNVERIHEVLNQALNRADLIITTGGLGPTPDDLTHEAISSFFKTKLFLDKKVLKNIKEKFYLKGYKKMPTMNIKQAYKPKDAKWIPNKLGTANGIKWRIRDGNVLIMTFPGVPRELYHMWEDTAKPYLKKLTGKNVIYSRTLKFTGIGESALADKIKSYFNLQNPTVAPYASIGEVKIRITSKEKSLKKAKKLVQKVTNKILKKTKKYFFGKDNDTLESLVAKKLTTQNKTIAIAESCTGGLLSKRLTDIPGSSKYIKLNVVTYSNEAKNKILNVPQKLLTKYGAVSFQVAKAMAIGVKKLAKTNLGLSITGIAGPSGSTKTKPVGLVYFGLAKENKIKTIKMLFGKNSIREEIRWLATQFALNWIGREL
- a CDS encoding UDP-3-O-acyl-N-acetylglucosamine deacetylase, encoding MNKITHQTTQRLQIHGNGLFSKDEVTVSINKAPANTGIVFILNGKEIPALVDNVTNSNRNIVLTKEEESICLVEHFLATCSLLGINDIKVTTNKNELIFNDGSAEHWQKAFLKLDFCNKVIEKYELKNSIFLKSQDKEIVAIPHSGFKVSYFMDWQHPLLGKKFVSWVPCDGVEILLKARTFATKEENDYFGMSESLLTLTEEGFNKKLNHPLEPLYHKILDMIGDLRLCGINPLEINMHVIGFKSGHELNVEMAKHVRATLAVAQ